A genomic window from Methylorubrum extorquens includes:
- a CDS encoding peptidoglycan -binding protein → MASIRARSQRSLNVWPGYVDALATLLLAVVFLLTVFVVGQFFLSQELTGRDAVLVRLNRQIADLTDLLALERSSRRAQEEAASGLRNTLTATEAERDRLRALTDASEAAQGKSADVDAQLAAERGATQRAQNQVELLNEQIRALRRQLAALEDALAASESRDRESQARIAELGSRLNVALAQRVQELARYRSDFFGRLRQVIGSRTDVRIVGDRFVLQSEVLFAAGSAALKPEAGPELDRIAGAILDIAREIPADIPWVLRVDGHTDARPIQSAQFPSNWALSASRAIAVVQYLRSKGLPPQRLLAGAFGEYQPLDSGTSEEAYSRNRRIEMKLTER, encoded by the coding sequence ATGGCGTCGATCCGCGCGCGTTCGCAGCGCAGCCTGAATGTCTGGCCGGGCTATGTCGATGCGCTGGCGACGCTTCTGCTCGCCGTCGTGTTCCTGCTCACCGTCTTCGTGGTGGGGCAGTTCTTCCTCTCGCAGGAGCTGACCGGGCGCGACGCGGTGCTGGTCCGCCTCAACCGCCAGATCGCTGACCTCACCGACCTGCTGGCGCTGGAGCGCTCCAGCCGCCGCGCCCAGGAGGAGGCGGCCTCCGGCCTGCGCAACACCCTGACCGCCACGGAAGCCGAACGCGACCGGCTCCGGGCACTGACCGATGCCAGCGAAGCGGCCCAGGGCAAGAGCGCCGACGTCGATGCCCAGCTCGCGGCCGAGCGCGGCGCGACGCAACGGGCCCAGAACCAAGTCGAGCTTCTGAACGAGCAGATCCGGGCCTTGCGCCGACAGCTCGCAGCGCTCGAAGACGCACTGGCGGCCTCCGAATCCCGCGACCGGGAGAGCCAGGCCCGCATCGCCGAACTCGGCAGCCGCCTCAATGTGGCCCTCGCCCAGCGGGTGCAGGAACTGGCCCGCTACCGCTCCGACTTCTTCGGGCGCCTGCGCCAAGTCATCGGCAGCCGCACGGATGTCCGCATCGTCGGCGACCGCTTCGTGCTGCAATCCGAGGTGCTGTTCGCAGCCGGCTCTGCCGCGCTGAAGCCCGAAGCCGGGCCGGAACTCGATCGGATCGCGGGGGCGATCCTCGACATCGCGCGGGAAATCCCCGCCGACATCCCCTGGGTGCTGCGCGTCGATGGCCACACCGATGCGCGCCCGATCCAGTCGGCCCAGTTCCCGTCGAACTGGGCGCTGTCGGCGTCGCGTGCCATCGCCGTGGTGCAGTACCTGCGGAGCAAGGGCCTGCCGCCGCAGCGGCTCCTGGCCGGCGCCTTCGGCGAGTACCAGCCGCTCGATTCGGGAACGAGCGAGGAGGCTTATTCACGAAATCGCCGCATCGAGATGAAGTTGACCGAGCGGTGA